A stretch of DNA from Nitrospira sp. KM1:
CTGCCTTCCTTCGCCACCAAGTCGGTCTTCGCCGGGGGGACCGTCTTGCGACGATTCTCTTCAACCACGACATCACCGTCGTGCTGTATTTTGCCGCATGGGTTGCTGGAGTGGCGGTCGTCCCCATCAACATCGAAGAGCCTCCGGACAAAAAGCGATACATTTTGGAGCATTCGGAGGCAGCTGCGGTGTGCTGTTGGCACAGTTGCGTTGAAGAAGTACGAGCACATCAGCGTGACGTTACAACCTTGCGGCGGGTGGTCGCGGTAAATAACGACGGCTTCATTCGCAACGACGACGAGCTTGCGCACGGGTTGCCATGCGGCTCGACCTCGGGTCACTTGGCTCACGCCGGGTCACTGGGCGACGAAGCGCTGGTTGTCTATACATCCGGCACGACAGGGGCGCCCAAAGGGGTGGTCCTGACAGTCGATAATTTGTTGACCGACGCCGATGCGATCGCTGACTGCCACGGGTTCGGCGCCGACGATCGTCTGATGTGCGTGCTTCCGATTCATCATGTCAACGGAACGGTGGTGACTGTACTGACCCCGTTCTACTGTCAAGGCAGCACGGTCCTGAACCGCAGGTTCAAAAGCAAGGCTTTCTGGCGCAAGCTCCATGAAGAACGCGTGACGTATGTCAGCGTCGTCCCCACGTTGCTGGAATTTTTATTGGATGAAGACGAGGATCTGTCGTCATACCACTTGGACCATTTTGGCGGGTTCATCTGCGGCGCAGGCCCTTTGCTTAGAGACACGGCGGCCCGGTTCGAAGATCGATTCCGTTTTCCCATCCGTCACGGCTACGGCTTATCCGAAACCACCTGCTATTCTTGTTTTTTGCCGAATGATCTTTCACCCGATGAGCACAGCCATTGGATCAGAGATTTCGAATTTCCCTCCATCGGTGTCCCATTGAAGCACAACGCGATGGCGATCCTGGACCGCGACGGCCGTCTCCTTCCAGAATTGACGCGAGGAGAAATTTGCATCCGCGGTGGAACCGTATGCGCCGGCTATTTCAAGAGAGCCGACGTCAACGAAGAGGCGTTCAAATGGGGTTGGTTTCGTTCCGGCGACGAAGGCTTTTATGTTCGAGACAACAGAGGCAGACCATTCTTCTTCATTTCCGGCCGTCTGAAGGAACTCATCATTCGAGGCGGTGTCAATATCTCTCCTCTCGAAATCGACGACGCATTGAAGAGTCACCCGCTCGTGCTGTTCGCGATGGCTGTTCCGTTCGACCACCGATACTATGGGGAAGAAGTTGCCGCCTATGTCGTACCGCGGGATCATGGGCTCCCCCCCACGGAGGTGGATGTGCTCGCACACTGCCGCCGATTATTACCATTTTCCAAGTCGCCCAAAGTCATCGTGTTTGGCAAGGATGTTCCCTACACTTCGACCGGTAAAGCCAAACGACTGGAGTTGAAAACCTGTCTAGCTTCCCGTTTGGCTGTTTATAGGAATCACCAATTCACGGAGTAGCGTACTCGAGGAGAGTATTCATCTGCCCCATATTGCCGGCTTGCATACCCCTTCTATATTTATCTACGTGGTTAAATACGGTTGACTTTTGTCCAATGACTTTCGTATACCATCCGCGTCTGGAGCACGTGGGTACATATGAACTTGCTAGCCGCAAGGCAAGTAACAGCATATTGTTTGATTGCTTGCATCCTCGCTATGGGGATATTAGCCTCCATTCACTCTCCGTCTCACCTGGCACAACATTCTAAGCATCAGCACCAAACACATTCCAATTCATTTTGCGCGTGGCTGTGTATTGCTGGCCAGGCCTCTGAATCTTTCGGGCCGGAGACTCTTAGGGATTTGGCACCAGCTCGTATACTTGACACCTTCGCGAACAGTCAGACCCTCGCTTCGAACCTAGCCTTTTCGTCTCCGCGTGCTCCCCCTGCGATAGTTCTCTAGTTAGCATCACAACCAATTTCAACCGGGACACTTCCTAGTTCGTCTCTAGGCTCCACGTATTAATTGTTCAGGAGCTGCTTTGCGACTGGTGAGTCGCATAAACCCATGCATCTCATTGCACTCATAATCCTTGGTGTATCGTTATATGCACTCGACGCAAGTAGCATGGGAAGCCGCGTGCCTCTCGTAGGCTCTTTGGTTGAAGAATTTCAACTGCCAGATCTAATGGGACAGCATCATCGCATTAGTGATTATCGTGGGAAAATTGTGCTGATGAACTTTTGGGCCACTTGGTGCAAGCCCTGCATTACGGAAATGCCGGCACTCCAAGCGTCTTACGACAAACTAAAAGATACGGGGTTCGTTGTCCTCGCTATCAATGAACTGGAGGATGAGAACCAAGTCCGGGACCACGTCCGACAATACGGCCACACATTTACCGTCTTGTTAGACCGGCAAAATCGAATTGCCAATCAGTTCGGAGTGTACGGACTGCCGGTAAGCGTCTTTATCGATGCGGACGGGCGAGTACGAGAATACATCAAAGGCGGATTGTTAACCGAAGGGAGAGTCAGTGAAATCGTTTCCCGTCTTCAGGAGGGACAATCCGCATCCCATGCTGCGCCCAGGTAAAGCCATGACAGTGAACTCTAAGCGCGGGCGGTTCTCATGCCTATTGGGACTGTATTTGCTCGTACTCAATTCGGTGATGGCTGCTCCGAGTGTGGCTCATTCAATCGAGCACGCCCATCACTCCAATACCCACAGCATGGCTCTCTGCGCGTGGATCTGCGGAACGGGACAGGGTGTTGAATCCGTCTATCTTGATCTTGATGCACCTAACGGCTATTGGCGAATTAATGAAGTTTTTCCAATCGAGAAATACGACCTTCCCACGGTCTTAGAGACGTTCCTCCGAGGACCACCAGAATCTCCTCTCTAGTCAACTTCTGAATAGCTTAATCGTTCCGGCACCGGCGATGCAGATAGCTGCGTGGTCCGTTGTGCATGCAGAGGATCGTCCTATGACGTCTTGTTTGCAAAAGTGCGCTCTGCTTTTGGTCAACCTGCACCTCATGGTCATCATGTCCGGACCTCTGACTGTTGAGGCTTCTTGCGGGTCGGTGAGTTGTTTTGTGGTGATCGGCTCGCAGCAACAGATCTCCCCGAAGGGACTTCTGACCGTCAATCTCTTTTTTAACTACACGCCATCTGAGGCCCCGCCGGGGCAAGGAGGAGGGATTCCGTTCGCCAATCAAGAATTGAAGACTCTGACCTTGGCCAATATCGATGTGCAACAGATCAGAACACTCGTGCGCACCGCCACATTGGACCTGAACTATGGCTTGACCGAGCGCCTGGGACTTGAAGTGGCGCTGCCCTACAAGATGGTGAATGCAGATGCCAATCTGGGACAAGTGAGTTCGGTGCCATATTCGGATAAGGGCCTCGGCGATACGCTCGTCAAACTCAAGTACAACGTGCTTCCAACTTTAAGGAGCATGTTGGTCTTCGATTTCGGCGTGAGCATTCCGACAGGCGACTACCAGCAGCGGGCAACAACCGGAAATTACGCTGAGTCCACACTTCAATTGGGTAAAGGGGCGGTTGGGTTAATACCTTCCTTTTATCAGACGTACGAAATTATCCCCCATCGTCTGAATCAATACCTCCAGGGAAGCTACCGACATACTTTTCGCAACCCCGACGGTTATCAGTTCGGTGATGAATGGTCCTTAAATGGCGGCTTCAATGTCATTCCCTTTCAGGCGACCTCCTGGCTGGTTCTGATTCAACAGATGAACTACCGCTATACCGTACATGACAGTATGGAGGCGTCGCTTTTTGTATTTGCGCCGGCTCCCATTAACCGTCCCATCCTTCTCGATTCCCGGATAACCAACCGGCCTGTTCCAACAACGGGGTCTACGTTCCTCGCGTATTCACCAGGCATCATGTTGAACCTTTGGGATTTTGCTCAAGCGTACTTCATTGCACAGATTCCGGTTGCTCGGGATTTTAATGGGAACCTCGAGCAAGGACAAAGTTATGTGTTTGGATTCACCAAATCGTTCCAGGTGTTCAGTGGCTCATGAAACATCTTTGCAACACGTCGCCATCGTCTCCACGGTGTTGATCCTATGAAACATTCCGCCCTGTGTTTCGCATTATTGTTATTCCTGCAATGGAGTGCGCTCATTGGGTGGGTGCCAGCTGCACATTGTGGAGAACAAACAGGGAAGCCGGCGCATTCACACAGCCATTGTTTCGCTCAGTGTCAGAGCATCGACGACCATGATACAGGCATCCACATTGAACCGTTGTTTGTCGTCGTTGTCGAACTTGAGTACTTCTTTTCGCCTGAACGAATAGGTCTGCATGGATTCAAGCCGGATCGTCCGCCGAGAGGCCCCCCAAGATCATCGCACAGAGTTGACCATCATTGAGCGCATCACACACAAAGCTAATTTTTGTCTTCCTGACGGATGGAACTGAGAGAAAGGGATTGGGCTATGAGATCCAACAATCGTGTGCATATGTCGTACAGACAAGTCAGCCTTCTGAGCATTCTGTTAATCGGTCTAGCGAGTTGCAGCTCCAGTGATGATGGCGGCAGTACCCCGCCATCGTCATCATCGAATTCGAACAGCAGTGCGGCACTTCAAGGGCCGCTGGTGTTCGTGAACAACACCGGCGATAAGACGTTAACGAGTGTGTCGCTCAAAGGGGATTCTGGCAATGCCGTCGTCGGCACCCTTGATGCCGCGAAGTTTGAGAATGTCGCATTGGGTGATATGCAATTCTCCGAAGGCGAATGGTTATTCATGAATCTGGGGGCGGCTAATAAGGTGGCGGTCATCGATCCCCTGACAGGCGCCACGCCGATTCATGAAGCGAATATTCCGACCGGGACGCGCCCCGTTCATATCTATCGCGATACGACCGATGGTGAAGTGATCTGGTCGATGAATGACGGCGATAATGCGCCGGCCACGACGACTCCCGGTGATGATCTCATCAACTGTGCCACGCAGACCGGCAGTTCCGTCACCATTCTGCATAACTCGCATCTTGGTCCGGGCGCGAATGTGCCGACTGTTGAGAAGACTATCTGTCTCTTAGCCGATGGCCACCATGTGACGGCATTTTCATCGGGAGCCGGGGTGCTCAAAAGGGCCTTTGTTAGCAGTGAAACGAGTGGCGAAATCGCTGTAATCGATAACGAACCTGCTTCACCGGCAAAATGGACAGTGATCAAACGCATCGATCTTTGCAATCCAACGAAGGAGACGAATGCGGCAACCTGCAATGATGAATCCGCTACTGCGGCGACCGCACCCTTTACATCGAATAATGCCCATCCCCACGGCATTCGATGGTCACAGCTTACGAAGAAAGTCTATAGCATTCAGGAAGGGTACAATCAAATAGCCGAAGTCGACCCGACAAGTTTTACTGTCACCAATACCTTTGATTTGAACGGCACTCCGTATACGTCATTCGGCATCAATGCCGACGGGCGATTTTTGCTGCTCCGTGGTCAAACCTCCGCACCGCAATCCACCAAACTGGGAGTCCTGGACCTAAGTCAGAGTCCGCCGGTCCGGACGGATTTCACAATTCCAGAACTCGCGGGAACTGCACCGGGTTCATTTAAGTTCTCCGTCGACGGAAAGAGGTTATACATCCTGGCAGGTAACACGGCAACCGCCACGAAAAAGGACCGCCTGTTTGCCTTCGACGCTTCTATGCTTACTGCCGCAACGCCATCATTGACGTTGCTCAAAGAGGTACCCTTAGCGGCAACCGGTGGACACAATATGGACGTCCTTGTACAAGGCGCCGGAGAAGCCAAATACGTGGTTGTTTCAAACAGCACTGATAACTCCATCTCTATCATCAGTGCAGCGGACAATCTGGAAAAACAAAAGGTAGCGGTAGGCCCTGCACCTGGAGCAGTGATGATCTACTATCCAGGAGCTGCCGCGTCGGGCAATCAGTCTATCGCATCTATAGTGAGCGGATCAGGAACAGTATCGCCTCAATTAGCTGAACGGTTGGACGATCACGGTATGCCAAATTGAGATAACCAGGGCGGGGAACCCTCATAAGGGTTTCCCGCCTTGAGACTATCCACACGAACTAGAAATGATCCGTCAGCGTGATCACGATGATTCGCATCGCAGACGTTGAGGAAGATAGTCATGAAGTTGGATATGAACAAGACACTTCTACATGTTGGAGAAGCAGCAGAATGTCTCGCGGTAGCCGGTGGACGATCTATCGTTGGTTAGAAGAAGGGAAAATTGCGTGGTACTAAAATCGGTAAGAGCAGCCTATGGGACGTAGGTATTCCGTTCGAACGTCCTGAAATCCAGCGGCTTTGAACCATTGCCTGTATTCCTTTTTGCGCGGAAAGAGCATCCACATGCACGCGATCCAACGAATGACAGGATCCGCTGGCTCCACGGACCAATCATCAACGCAATACCGTTGGCTTTGATGACGCGGTAGGCTTCTCGAATGCCTTGCTCTGGGTCCGGCCAATATTCAAACGCTTCCGGCAGAGACATACCGATCGAACCGGTCGGTCTCACAAGGGATTTGCTCCGCATCACCGATGCGAGAAGATACAGGCCTTCAGTTCCGGCTTGGCTTTGCTTTTTTCTGCTGATGAGGGCTTTAGTCGATACATATGACCTACCTTGCGTTCACCGACTTCACGATCCTCAGCATCGCAAATCCGGTTCCTGAACCGACATCAATCATATGTAGCTCCGGATTGTCCAGTTGTGCCAACGTCAGAGCTTGACTTCTCATCCGCTCCGTCCAGAACAGTGGATTAACGTAGGCGTCGTAGACAATAGACAGGATCGGTAGAACCAATACGCTGCTTTTTTATGTTGGATCAAGGGCATTCCATCACCTACAACTCCGGATACTGTTTAGCAACTCCTTCAAAATGCCGAACGACTGCCTGGATTGTGTTAAACAATGTCGGCATAGACAGCTGAGACCAGTCGTGTCCTGTAGCATCTCGTTGCCGCCTCTTCCTTCACGAGACAGCTCGAAGCACCAACACGTGCTTTTGCCCTTGGCAAGGGCGCACTCATTCCACTGACGACAGAGCGGGCAGCGGGATGGATCGAGGTCTGAATCAGCCAAAGCGTTCCTCACCGAACTGCCGGCGAGCCACTCGCGCGGCCCCGACCATATTAATCAGCGCTGTCTGAACTTCCGGCCAACCTCGTGTCTTGAGTCCGCAATCCGGATTCACCCACAACCGTGTGGGAGGCAGAATCTTTCCCGCATGGACCAGGAGATTGGCCATTTCTTCTTTCGTCGGAACTCGCGGCGAATGAATGTCGTAGACACCCGGACCGATCGCGTTCGGATACTGATAGCGGATAAAGTCGCCGAGCAGTTCCATTCTTGAGCGCGAGGTTTCAATCGAAATGACGTCGGCATCCATCTCGGCGATTGCCTCCAAGATGTCTCCGAATTCTGAGTAGCACATGTGAGTATGGATCTGGGTATCGTCTCGCACCCCGCTCGTGGCCAACCTGAAGGCGTCGACGGCCCAGCGCAAATAGCTCCTCCACTCGGCACGCCGTAACGGCAGTCCTTCTCGCACCGCAGGTTCGTCTACCTGGATCATGGCGAGACCGGCCTGCTCCAAATCCGCCACTTCGTCTCGGAGTGCCAGAGCGATCTGCCGGCAGACGTCCTTCCTGGGCACATCGTCGCGGACGAAGGACCACTGTAAGATCGTCACCGGGCCAGTCAACATTCCCTTCATCGGTCGCCGGGTCAACGATTGAGCATACGTCGACCATTCAACTGTCATCGAACTCGACCGCGACACATCGCCGAAAATGACTGGAGGTTTCACACAGCGCGACCCATAGCTCTGTACCCAACCTTGCTCCGTGAAGGCGACCCCCTTCAGGTGTTCTCCGAAGTATTCGACCATATCGGTGCGTTCGAACTCTCCATGCACCAGCACATCCAAGTTGATCGCCTCCTGCTTCTCGATGCAAACCCGTGTCTCCTTTTTCAGAAAGGCCTTATACTCCTCAGCCGTCATTCGGCCGGATCGCCAGGCAGCCCGCGCTGAACGAACATCGCCTGTCTGAGGAAATGACCCGATCGTCGTGGTAGGAAATAGCGGAAGTTTGAAGCGCGCGTGTTGTACACGATGGCGATCCGCAAAGGGCGATGCCCGGTGAAGGTCGGCCTCCGTTACTCCCTGTATCCGTTTTTGTACTTCTGAATCATGAATGCGTGAAGATTGAGCTTTCGCCGCGCGCATCGCTCTTGAAGCCAATACATGCGGGGCTATTGGATCGTCGAATCGTCCGCCATCCGCTAATTGACAAACTTCGGTGAGTTTCTGCTCCGCGAAGGCCAGCCAACTCATGAGGTCCGCATCGATTTTCTGTTCAGACTGAACATCGACGGGTACATGAATCAGCGAGCAGGAAGGTGCGACCCACACCCGATGGGCGCCAAGTGACAGCACCGCTCGATTGACCATTGCTCGTGCAACATCAAGATTCGTTCGCCAAATGTTTCGCCCGTCCACAACACCCAAAGACAGACACATCGAAGAAGGCAGTACCTCCAACAACGCGCTTAATTGCTCTGGATGCCGCACAAGGTCTATGTGCAAGGCGTCACAGCCCGACTGAATCGCAACCGAAAGATTGTCCTCCAGCGCTCCAAAGTACGTGGCGAGAAGGAGGCGAGGTCTTGATGGGCACTCTGCGAGTTGTGCGTATGCCAGACGATAGGCAGCCTTGGCGCGGTCATCCAGGTCAAGGACAAGACAGGGTTCATCGATCTGCAACCATGTGATCTCTCGTTCCGCAAGTTCGTGGAGAATCCGTTTATACACGGGCAGGAGATCGCCGAGCAGATCCAGTGGTATGGCATCCTGCGTCTTGCCGTCTTGCAACTTTGACAAGAGCAGAAAAGTCACTGGGCCGATGATAACCGGGCGAGACTCGATGCCCAGTCTTCGGGCTTCCTCGATCTCCGCGTACAATTTCGCTGCATTGAGCGAAAACTTCTGCGTCCGTTCGAGTTCCGGCACAATGAAGTGATAGTTGGTATCGAACCATTTAGTCATTTCCAGAGCCGATAGGTCGAGGCCTTTACTATCTTGGTAGCCGCGCGCCATGGCGAAATACCGCGTCAGTGGATCGGCGATGGCTTGATAGCGTTGCGGCACGGCGCCCACCATGACGGCAGCGTCCAGCATGTGGTCGTAAAGCGAGAAGTCCCCGACGGGAATGTGATCGATTCCGGCGCTTTTCATGGCCGACCAATGCCGGCGTCGAAGGTCGTAGCCCGCCTGAAGCAGGTCTGCGGCCGTGCGTTTCCCCGACCAGTATGACTCGAGCGCATACTTCAATTCCCGGGCGGCACCAATTCGAGGGTAGCCCAGGCAGGTGGCAAGAATAGACACGGAGTGATTCCTTTCTTTTGATCGCTCAGTGGCGATCCGTATTGTTTGTTCGCTCTCAAAAGGCCGCATCGAGGGTGACGGCTCCCGTCGCGCCTACCTGATAGGCGGACACGCGGCGTTCGAAAAAATTCGCGATCTCTTGAACGTCCTGCAATTCCATGAACGTAAAGGGATTTCTTGTACCGTAGTGCTTTGGCAATTCGAGCATCACCAGACGCTGATCCGCCACGTATTCCAAATAGCGCTTAACGTCCGCCGGTGACAGACCCGCGATGCCTCCCCCAAGCAGATCTTCAGCGAATCCGATTTCACAAGCGACCGCCTCTTCGATCATCGTGATGACATTCCGCGCGAGCGACGCGTCAAACAGCTCAGGCTCTTCCCGCCGGATCTGTTGGACAACCTCAAAGGCGAAGGCCATGTGAGCGCTTTCGTCACGAAACACCCAATTGGTTCCTCCCGCCAATCCGTGCAGAAGGCCGCGAGACCGCAGAAAGTACACGTACGCAAACGCGGCAAAGAAGAAGAGCCCTTCGATGCAGGCCGCAAAGCCGATGAGGTTCTGCAGAAACAGCCGGCGTTCGTCTCGGGTATGCAAGACGCTCAGATGCTGAAGGGAGTTCATCCATGTGAAACAAAACTCTGCCTTGCGGCGTATCGACGGAATGGTTTCGATGGCGGCGAATGCATCGTGCCGTTCAGCGGCGTCCGGCACGTAGGTATCCAGCAGGGTCAAATAAAACTGAACATGGAGGGCTTCTTCGTACAGCTGCCGCGACAAGTACATCCGCGCTTCCGGCGCATTGATGTGTCGATACAGATTCAGGACCAGGTTGTTGGCGACAATAGAATCCC
This window harbors:
- a CDS encoding TlpA disulfide reductase family protein, giving the protein MPLVGSLVEEFQLPDLMGQHHRISDYRGKIVLMNFWATWCKPCITEMPALQASYDKLKDTGFVVLAINELEDENQVRDHVRQYGHTFTVLLDRQNRIANQFGVYGLPVSVFIDADGRVREYIKGGLLTEGRVSEIVSRLQEGQSASHAAPR
- a CDS encoding ribonucleotide-diphosphate reductase subunit beta; this encodes MKYVERPARLLDPGMCLTLRPMTYPVFFDMYRAAIRNTWTVEEVDFSTDVDDLRSKMNSSERHLVQRLVAFFATGDSIVANNLVLNLYRHINAPEARMYLSRQLYEEALHVQFYLTLLDTYVPDAAERHDAFAAIETIPSIRRKAEFCFTWMNSLQHLSVLHTRDERRLFLQNLIGFAACIEGLFFFAAFAYVYFLRSRGLLHGLAGGTNWVFRDESAHMAFAFEVVQQIRREEPELFDASLARNVITMIEEAVACEIGFAEDLLGGGIAGLSPADVKRYLEYVADQRLVMLELPKHYGTRNPFTFMELQDVQEIANFFERRVSAYQVGATGAVTLDAAF
- a CDS encoding transporter produces the protein MTSCLQKCALLLVNLHLMVIMSGPLTVEASCGSVSCFVVIGSQQQISPKGLLTVNLFFNYTPSEAPPGQGGGIPFANQELKTLTLANIDVQQIRTLVRTATLDLNYGLTERLGLEVALPYKMVNADANLGQVSSVPYSDKGLGDTLVKLKYNVLPTLRSMLVFDFGVSIPTGDYQQRATTGNYAESTLQLGKGAVGLIPSFYQTYEIIPHRLNQYLQGSYRHTFRNPDGYQFGDEWSLNGGFNVIPFQATSWLVLIQQMNYRYTVHDSMEASLFVFAPAPINRPILLDSRITNRPVPTTGSTFLAYSPGIMLNLWDFAQAYFIAQIPVARDFNGNLEQGQSYVFGFTKSFQVFSGS
- the metE gene encoding 5-methyltetrahydropteroyltriglutamate--homocysteine S-methyltransferase, producing MSILATCLGYPRIGAARELKYALESYWSGKRTAADLLQAGYDLRRRHWSAMKSAGIDHIPVGDFSLYDHMLDAAVMVGAVPQRYQAIADPLTRYFAMARGYQDSKGLDLSALEMTKWFDTNYHFIVPELERTQKFSLNAAKLYAEIEEARRLGIESRPVIIGPVTFLLLSKLQDGKTQDAIPLDLLGDLLPVYKRILHELAEREITWLQIDEPCLVLDLDDRAKAAYRLAYAQLAECPSRPRLLLATYFGALEDNLSVAIQSGCDALHIDLVRHPEQLSALLEVLPSSMCLSLGVVDGRNIWRTNLDVARAMVNRAVLSLGAHRVWVAPSCSLIHVPVDVQSEQKIDADLMSWLAFAEQKLTEVCQLADGGRFDDPIAPHVLASRAMRAAKAQSSRIHDSEVQKRIQGVTEADLHRASPFADRHRVQHARFKLPLFPTTTIGSFPQTGDVRSARAAWRSGRMTAEEYKAFLKKETRVCIEKQEAINLDVLVHGEFERTDMVEYFGEHLKGVAFTEQGWVQSYGSRCVKPPVIFGDVSRSSSMTVEWSTYAQSLTRRPMKGMLTGPVTILQWSFVRDDVPRKDVCRQIALALRDEVADLEQAGLAMIQVDEPAVREGLPLRRAEWRSYLRWAVDAFRLATSGVRDDTQIHTHMCYSEFGDILEAIAEMDADVISIETSRSRMELLGDFIRYQYPNAIGPGVYDIHSPRVPTKEEMANLLVHAGKILPPTRLWVNPDCGLKTRGWPEVQTALINMVGAARVARRQFGEERFG
- a CDS encoding cysteine-rich CWC family protein: MRNALADSDLDPSRCPLCRQWNECALAKGKSTCWCFELSREGRGGNEMLQDTTGLSCLCRHCLTQSRQSFGILKELLNSIRSCR
- a CDS encoding class I adenylate-forming enzyme family protein — translated: MSPLIAVPDPIAQARHVPGLSPALPWSSFSEFFISRVHDRLLVNRPFLTYCDDDRTVRYTYTYGEFGTVVDGAAAFLRHQVGLRRGDRLATILFNHDITVVLYFAAWVAGVAVVPINIEEPPDKKRYILEHSEAAAVCCWHSCVEEVRAHQRDVTTLRRVVAVNNDGFIRNDDELAHGLPCGSTSGHLAHAGSLGDEALVVYTSGTTGAPKGVVLTVDNLLTDADAIADCHGFGADDRLMCVLPIHHVNGTVVTVLTPFYCQGSTVLNRRFKSKAFWRKLHEERVTYVSVVPTLLEFLLDEDEDLSSYHLDHFGGFICGAGPLLRDTAARFEDRFRFPIRHGYGLSETTCYSCFLPNDLSPDEHSHWIRDFEFPSIGVPLKHNAMAILDRDGRLLPELTRGEICIRGGTVCAGYFKRADVNEEAFKWGWFRSGDEGFYVRDNRGRPFFFISGRLKELIIRGGVNISPLEIDDALKSHPLVLFAMAVPFDHRYYGEEVAAYVVPRDHGLPPTEVDVLAHCRRLLPFSKSPKVIVFGKDVPYTSTGKAKRLELKTCLASRLAVYRNHQFTE